The following coding sequences are from one Chitinivibrionales bacterium window:
- a CDS encoding VWA domain-containing protein, translating into MRLKDPAFLWLLLIWIPMIWVYVLREKRLRPTVRFSDLSLIKKLPQSPWVKLRHTTIVLRVIGVGLLIVALARPQKGNTEEEVSTEGVDIILVLDASTSMRALDFKPQNRLHVAKETIKNFIQKREHDRIGLVVFAGRSYTKCPLTLDYNILVQFLDEVTFNEIEDGTAIGTAVATAANRIKDSYAKSKVVILLTDGANNRGEIAPLTAAEAAGALGIKIYTIGVGKEGKVPYPFQVRNPWTGKVSSQVQLVESELDEQSLVDIATTTKGMFFRANDPEKLQEIYDTIDKMEKTEIKTKSFTTYAERFFPWLLWGSVILILELILAHTRFRRVP; encoded by the coding sequence ATGCGTTTAAAAGATCCTGCATTTCTCTGGCTGCTCCTTATCTGGATTCCCATGATATGGGTATACGTACTTCGGGAAAAGCGCCTGAGACCAACCGTCAGATTTTCAGACTTGTCACTAATCAAAAAGCTTCCTCAATCGCCCTGGGTGAAACTTCGCCATACCACAATTGTGCTCAGAGTTATCGGGGTTGGCCTGCTTATTGTTGCACTCGCCCGTCCGCAAAAGGGAAATACCGAAGAAGAGGTCAGCACCGAAGGTGTTGATATAATTTTGGTTCTTGATGCCTCCACCAGCATGCGGGCTCTCGATTTCAAACCTCAGAACCGGCTGCATGTGGCAAAGGAAACGATCAAAAACTTCATTCAAAAGCGGGAGCACGACCGGATCGGCCTGGTTGTGTTTGCCGGAAGAAGCTATACTAAATGCCCATTAACCCTCGATTACAATATCCTTGTTCAGTTCTTAGATGAAGTAACGTTCAATGAAATCGAGGACGGCACCGCTATCGGGACGGCCGTAGCAACTGCCGCAAACCGGATCAAGGATTCCTATGCCAAAAGCAAGGTGGTCATTCTTCTGACCGACGGGGCCAATAACCGTGGTGAAATCGCCCCACTCACTGCAGCCGAAGCTGCCGGTGCACTGGGGATCAAAATCTACACGATCGGCGTAGGGAAGGAAGGCAAAGTACCCTATCCCTTTCAGGTGCGCAATCCGTGGACCGGTAAAGTAAGCTCCCAGGTGCAGCTTGTCGAATCGGAGCTGGATGAACAGTCTCTGGTCGATATCGCAACGACGACAAAGGGAATGTTTTTCAGGGCAAACGATCCCGAAAAGCTTCAGGAAATTTACGACACTATCGACAAAATGGAAAAAACCGAAATAAAAACAAAATCATTTACAACCTATGCGGAACGATTCTTCCCCTGGCTGTTATGGGGAAGCGTAATTTTAATCCTGGAACTCATCCTGGCCCATACACGGTTCAGACGGGTTCCTTAG